In Phreatobacter cathodiphilus, the genomic window CGACGCTCGAGCCGGGCTCCGACGGGTGGCGTCTCCGCGGCCGCCTGGTCGCCGTCGAGGGCGCCGCCCTCGCCGACCATCTTCTCGTTCCCGCCCGGCGAGCGGACGGGACATGCACGGTTGCGGTTGTCGCCACGGCGGAGGGCGGCGTCGAGCGCCGCTGCTATGCGGCCCTCGACGGCCGCCTCCTCATGGACGTCACGCTCGACGCGGTCGTTCCGGAGGACCGCTTGCTGCCGCTGGCGGATGCGGATGCAGCCGTTGACGCGGCGCTCGACCGCGGCGCCCTCCTCGCCATGGCCGAGGCGGTGGGTTCGATGCGCGTGCTCATGTCCGACACCCTCGCCTATCTCAAGACGCGCCAGCAGTTCGGCCAGCCGATCGGCCGCTTCCAGGCCCTGCAGCACCGGGCCGTCGACATGACCATCGCGCTCGAGGAAGCCGAGGCGGTCGTCGACGCCGCCTGCGCGGCCGGACCGGGCGCGGAATTCAGCCGCGCCGTCGCCGTCGCCAAGGTCGTGGCCTGTCGTGCGGCCCGCCTCATCGGCCGGGAGGCCGTCCAGATGCACGGCGGCATCGGCATCACCGAGGACCTGCGGGTCAGCCACCACTTCCGCGCGCTCGTCGCGGCCGAGGGCCGCTACGGCGACGACGACGCCTATCGCGCCCGCTTCGCCGCGCTCGACGCCGGCCACCCCCTCCCTGCCCAGGAGCATCGCCCGTGAGCCGTTACGACAGCTACCAGACCATCAAGGCCGAGCGACGGGGCCGGATCCTGACGATCTCCCTCAATCGGCCGGACGAGCTGAACGCCGTCAATGCGCAGCTCCATCGCGAACTGTCGCGGATCTTCGTCGACGTCCGGAACGACCCGGACGCCGACATCGTCGTGCTCACCGGCGAGGGCCGTGCCTTCTGCGCCGGCGGCGACATCGACTGGATGCAGTC contains:
- a CDS encoding acyl-CoA dehydrogenase family protein, encoding MTTSVPSPQDDMRRALGDSAARLLAAGGQVPGVYAAMVDAGWLAVGLAEEAGGLGLGLGDLAELARAVGEARCTVPVMAVAGVGLPLLAEAGGPFVDTLVAATLAGTAVPVLAHQGADAGYARGHGAATLEPGSDGWRLRGRLVAVEGAALADHLLVPARRADGTCTVAVVATAEGGVERRCYAALDGRLLMDVTLDAVVPEDRLLPLADADAAVDAALDRGALLAMAEAVGSMRVLMSDTLAYLKTRQQFGQPIGRFQALQHRAVDMTIALEEAEAVVDAACAAGPGAEFSRAVAVAKVVACRAARLIGREAVQMHGGIGITEDLRVSHHFRALVAAEGRYGDDDAYRARFAALDAGHPLPAQEHRP